Proteins co-encoded in one Brassica oleracea var. oleracea cultivar TO1000 chromosome C4, BOL, whole genome shotgun sequence genomic window:
- the LOC106337046 gene encoding uncharacterized protein LOC106337046, whose amino-acid sequence MYSLILHGRRFGELQKWRQLRFSASPYLNELPFTNSFSSTTSIKGKNFTVSYLVDSLGLSSKLAESISRKVSLQGDRNPDSVLNLLKSHAFTDSQISTIINEYPQVLTLDAEKTLAPKLKLLLSRGASTSELTEIISKVPEILGKKSISIYYDSVKCILEGDKTSTNEKLSDSFPQGTSLENKVRNVSVLRGLGMPQKLLLPLLISKSQPICGKDNFDASLKKVIEMGFDPTTSKFVLALRMLYQMSDKTIEEKVEVYKSLGFTVEDIWEIFRSTPTFLKVSKNKMLSSMETFLGLGFSRDEFATMVKRYPPCIEYSTESVIKKTEFLLKKMNWTVKAVALHPQVAGYSLEKRIVPRCNVIKALLSKGLIGSELPPVSSVLSCTDLKFLNKYVMKHDELVPELMAIYTGEVDQKSLPQH is encoded by the coding sequence ATGTATTCTCTGATACTCCATGGAAGAAGGTTCGGCGAGTTACAGAAATGGCGTCAATTGAGATTCTCAGCGAGCCCTTATCTAAATGAGCTTCCTTTTACCAACTCCTTCTCCTCTACTACTAGTATAAAAGGTAAGAACTTTACTGTCTCTTACCTCGTTGACTCATTGGGTCTATCTTCAAAACTCGCAGAATCAATCTCAAGAAAAGTCAGTCTCCAAGGCGACAGAAACCCAGATTCCGTTCTGAATCTCCTAAAGAGTCATGCTTTCACAGATTCTCAGATCTCCACCATCATTAATGAGTACCCACAAGTCCTAACACTAGACGCTGAGAAGACTCTTGCCCCCAAACTCAAGTTGCTGCTTTCCAGAGGGGCTTCAACCTCCGAGCTCACCGAGATTATCTCAAAAGTTCCAGAGATCTTGGGAAAGAAATCTATAAGCATATACTACGATTCTGTCAAATGCATCTTAGAAGGAGATAAGACCTCCACTAACGAAAAGCTAAGTGATTCTTTCCCACAGGGTACTAGTTTAGAGAACAAAGTCAGAAACGTATCTGTACTTAGAGGGTTAGGTATGCCTCAAAAGCTCTTACTCCCCTTGCTCATCTCCAAATCTCAGCCCATTTGCGGAAAAGACAATTTCGATGCTTCCCTCAAGAAGGTCATCGAGATGGGTTTTGATCCGACAACCTCAAAGTTTGTCCTAGCTCTCCGCATGCTTTACCAAATGAGCGACAAGACGATTGAGGAGAAAGTTGAAGTCTATAAGAGTTTAGGCTTCACCGTGGAAGATATATGGGAGATCTTTAGGAGCACTCCTACTTTCCTAAAAGTCTCCAAGAACAAGATGCTGAGCTCCATGGAGACGTTTCTAGGGTTAGGGTTCAGCAGGGATGAGTTTGCCACGATGGTCAAACGCTATCCTCCCTGCATTGAGTATTCCACGGAGTCGGTTATAAAGAAGACTGAGTTTTTGCTGAAGAAGATGAATTGGACGGTGAAGGCGGTTGCTTTGCACCCTCAGGTAGCTGGTTACAGCTTGGAGAAGAGGATTGTACCAAGGTGTAACGTTATCAAGGCTCTCTTGTCCAAAGGGTTGATTGGGAGTGAACTCCCTCCAGTGTCGTCTGTTTTGTCGTGTACGGATCTGAAGTTCTTGAACAAGTATGTGATGAAGCATGACGAGCTGGTTCCTGAGTTGATGGCTATCTATACCGGAGAAGTAGACCAGAAGTCACTCCCACAACATTGA
- the LOC106339658 gene encoding autophagy-related protein 8c isoform X1, with amino-acid sequence MADISFKSEHPLERRQIEASRIRDKYPDRVPVIVEKAERSDVPNIDKKKSVVYFCLRFLVPADLTVGQFLYVVRKRIKLSAEKAIFVFVKNTLPQTAAMMSAVSDENKDEDGFLYMTYSGENTFGLV; translated from the exons ATGGCTGATATCTCTTTCAAGTCGGAACACCCGCTGG AGAGGAGACAGATTGAAGCTTCTCGCATCAGGGACAAGTATCCAGACAGAGTTCCA GTGATTGTAGAGAAAGCTGAGAGAAGTGATGTTCCCAATATCGACAAGAAAAAGTCAGTAGTATACTTTTGCTTGAG GTTCCTTGTACCGGCTGATCTAACCGTGGGGCAATTTTTGTATGTTGTCCGTAAAAGAATCAAGCTGAGTGCAGAAAAGGCAATCTTTGTCTTTGTCAAGAACACATTGCCTCAAACTG CTGCAATGATGTCTGCAGTCTCTGATGAGAACAAAGACGAAGATGGGTTTCTCTACATGACTTATAGTGGAGAGAACACTTTTGGTTTGGTTTAA
- the LOC106339658 gene encoding autophagy-related protein 8c isoform X2 produces MADISFKSEHPLERRQIEASRIRDKYPDRVPVIVEKAERSDVPNIDKKKFLVPADLTVGQFLYVVRKRIKLSAEKAIFVFVKNTLPQTAAMMSAVSDENKDEDGFLYMTYSGENTFGLV; encoded by the exons ATGGCTGATATCTCTTTCAAGTCGGAACACCCGCTGG AGAGGAGACAGATTGAAGCTTCTCGCATCAGGGACAAGTATCCAGACAGAGTTCCA GTGATTGTAGAGAAAGCTGAGAGAAGTGATGTTCCCAATATCGACAAGAAAAA GTTCCTTGTACCGGCTGATCTAACCGTGGGGCAATTTTTGTATGTTGTCCGTAAAAGAATCAAGCTGAGTGCAGAAAAGGCAATCTTTGTCTTTGTCAAGAACACATTGCCTCAAACTG CTGCAATGATGTCTGCAGTCTCTGATGAGAACAAAGACGAAGATGGGTTTCTCTACATGACTTATAGTGGAGAGAACACTTTTGGTTTGGTTTAA
- the LOC106337036 gene encoding ankyrin repeat domain-containing protein 13C translates to MARPSSASATAKLPSIKPEDYAHSPVHYAVVLGDHASLSRLLSSVPKLGDPEQIRTESDSLSQERIADQISAVLDRRDVPSRETPLHLAVRLNDLLAAKAISLAGADISLHNAAGWNPLQEAFCRRNSEIMKVLLSNHHRLAWCKWRRRLPRLIGVLRRMRDFYMEISFHFESSVIPFVGKIAPSDTYKIWKRDGNLRADTTLAGFDGLKIQRADQSFLFLGDGDESLDISPGSLLVLNRDDRKILDAFESAGAPISDSDIAGFCSQSSLYRPGMDVTKAELVGRLNWRRQEKMESVGDWKARVYEIQKVTFSFRSRKVVNDGESEQVQPLELDEDDDGFLVAENPSFLAPQRSQRRHSSFVNEDRDWISVGRKSVDVYPSAAPPPQFQPPRRSVTQFQPPRRSMAVPSTASAAPPPQFQQPRRSVSQFQPARRSVAVPSTVNPPPSPQIKEKEFVKSLHPSVWLTEQFPLKTEELLPLLDILANKVKAVARMRELLTTKFPPGTFPVKLSIPVVPTVKVVITFTKFVDLPPAERFYTPLSSPRFLSCADQWDDDEEKSDARNSTSRPSSWLRRTGLGSQRRIEEEEQQSPDPFAIPIGYKWTSMKNNNKSDSKMKRSKSTKRAK, encoded by the exons ATGGCTCGTCCTTCTTCGGCGTCTGCAACGGCCAAGCTTCCTTCTATCAAACCAGAGGATTACGCTCACAGTCCCGTTCACTACGCCGTCGTTTTGGGAGATCACGCTTCACTCTCTCGTCTTCTCTCTTCCGTTCCAAAGCTCGGAGATCCAGAGCAGATCCGCACCGAGTCCGACTCACTGAGCCAAGAACGAATCGCGGATCAGATCTCTGCCGTCCTTGACCGCCGCGACGTTCCCTCACGCGAGACGCCGCTCCATCTAGCGGTTAGACTCAACGACCTGCTCGCGGCAAAGGCGATTTCATTAGCCGGCGCTGACATTTCGCTCCACAACGCCGCGGGATGGAATCCGTTACAGGAGGCTTTCTGTCGCCGGAACTCTGAGATTATGAAAGTGCTTCTGAGTAATCACCACCGTTTAGCGTGGTGCAAATGGCGGAGGCGGTTACCGCGATTGATCGGTGTTCTCCGTCGCATGAGAGATTTCTACATGGAGATATCTTTCCACTTCGAGAGCTCTGTGATTCCTTTCGTCGGCAAAATCGCTCCCTCTGACACCTACAAGATCTGGAAACGCGACGGCAACCTCCGCGCCGATACTACCTTGGCCGGATTCGACGGATTGAAAATCCAGCGTGCCGATCAAAGCTTTCTTTTCCTCGGTGACGGTGACGAATCTCTCGACATCTCTCCTGGATCGTTGCTTGTACTGAATCGAGACGACCGTAAGATCCTAGACGCGTTTGAGAGTGCTGGAGCTCCGATTAGCGATTCGGATATCGCTGGATTCTGCTCTCAGTCTAGCTTGTACCGTCCGGGGATGGATGTTACTAAAGCTGAGCTCGTCGGGAGGTTGAATTGGCGGCGGCAAGAGAAGATGGAAAGCGTCGGAGATTGGAAAGCTAGGGTTTATGAAATTCAGAAAGTGACTTTCAGTTTCAGGTCTCGGAAGGTCGTTAACGACGGCGAGAGCGAACAAGTTCAACCTCTAGAGCTAGACGAAGACGATGATGGATTCCTAGTAGCGGAGAATCCGAGTTTCTTAGCTCCGCAGAGGTCACAGAGACGGCACAGTAGCTTCGTTAACGAAGACAGAGATTGGATTTCCGTTGGGAGAAAAAGCGTCGACGTATATCCCTCTGCCGCACCACCACCGCAGTTTCAACCACCAAGAAGATCAGTAACTCAATTCCAGCCTCCGAGAAGGTCAATGGCCGTACCTTCAACCGCCTCCGCCGCACCACCACCGCAATTCCAGCAACCGAGAAGATCAGTATCACAATTCCAGCCAGCGAGAAGATCAGTGGCCGTACCTTCAACGGTGAATCCTCCACCATCTCCTCAGATTAAAGAGAAGGAATTCGTCAAGAGCTTGCATCCGTCTGTTTGGTTGACGGAACAGTTTCCGTTAAAGACAGAAGAGCTGCTTCCGTTACTCGACATTTTAGCGAACAAGGTCAAAGCCGTCGCGAGAATGCGTGAGCTCCTCACCACCAAGTTCCCGCCGGGAACTTTTCCAGTCAAG TTGTCGATTCCGGTGGTCCCGACGGTCAAAGTAGTAATCACATTCACCAAGTTCGTCGATCTTCCACCAGCGGAGCGATTCTACACACCACTCTCAAGTCCGAGATTCCTCTCCTGTGCAGACCAATGGGATGATGATGAGGAAAAATCAGACGCTCGGAATTCAACCTCACGGCCATCTTCGTGGCTGAGACGCACCGGATTAGGCTCACAGAGGCGGATAGAGGAGGAGGAGCAACAATCACCGGACCCATTTGCTATACCTATTGGGTATAAGTGGACAAGCATGAAGAACAACAATAAGTCCGATAGTAAAATGAAGAGATCAAAGTCTACTAAGAGAGCTAAATGA
- the LOC106337429 gene encoding uncharacterized protein LOC106337429: protein MYSLILHGRKSLELQKWLHLRSVVDLLRNESAFSPNPSPNPLSSLSNSFSSASVAASDVNLQDDQKGNNFTVSYLVGSLGLSTKLAESIWRKVSTEGKANPDSVLNLLRSHGFTDSHISTIVTNYPRLFILDAEKTFTSNLNFLQSRGASTSEFTEIVSNVPRILGMRWHKAVGRYYDFVKDIIEADKSSNYEMSCLSLPQGTCQENIIRNVLALRLLGVPQKLLFSLLTSNFHVVSGKERFEESLEKIVGMGFDPTNSKFAKALCVVYQMSDKTTEDKVNLYRNLGFTTGDVWEIFKKNPLFMALSEKNIQNSFETFISLGFSRDEFVTMVKHCPQCIGLSAESVKKKTEFLVKEMNWSLKAVVSNPAVFGYNLEKRTVRRCYVIKALMAKGLLGTELPPLSPVLAVTGEAFLNKYVMKHDDDKELVAELMAIFTGDRAS, encoded by the coding sequence ATGTACTCGCTGATACTCCATGGAAGAAAGTCTCTTGAGTTGCAGAAATGGCTTCACTTGAGATCTGTAGTGGACCTTCTTCGAAATGAGTCTGCTTTTTCACCGAACCCTTCCCCAAATCCATTGTCTTCTCTCTCCAACTCGTTCTCCTCTGCTAGTGTTGCTGCATCTGATGTGAACCTTCAAGATGATCAAAAAGGTAACAACTTTACGGTCTCTTACCTCGTTGGTTCATTGGGTTTAAGTACCAAACTCGCTGAATCAATCTGGAGGAAAGTCAGCACTGAGGGCAAAGCTAATCCAGATTCTGTTCTGAATCTTCTTAGGAGTCATGGCTTCACAGATTCTCACATCTCCACCATCGTTACAAACTACCCACGACTGTTCATATTAGACGCTGAGAAGACCTTTACTTCCAATCTCAACTTTCTCCAGTCCAGAGGAGCTTCAACCTCTGAGTTCACTGAGATTGTTTCCAATGTTCCGAGAATCTTGGGAATGAGATGGCACAAAGCAGTCGGCAGATACTACGATTTCGTCAAAGACATCATCGAAGCAGACAAGAGCTCCAACTACGAAATGTCATGTCTTTCTTTGCCACAAGGTACCTGCCAGGAGAACATTATCAGAAACGTGTTGGCTCTGAGACTATTGGGCGTGCCTCAGAAGCTCTTGTTCTCCTTGCTCACCTCCAACTTCCATGTTGTATCCGGAAAAGAAAGATTTGAAGAATCCCTCGAGAAGATTGTTGGGATGGGTTTCGATCCGACCAACTCAAAGTTTGCCAAAGCTTTGTGCGTTGTTTACCAAATGAGCGACAAAACAACGGAAGACAAAGTTAATCTCTATAGAAATTTAGGCTTTACTACGGGAGATGTGTGGGAGATTTTCAAGAAGAATCCATTGTTTATGGCACTTTCGGAGAAGAATATACAAAACTCCTTTGAAACATTTATAAGCCTAGGATTCAGCAGAGATGAGTTTGTGACAATGGTCAAACACTGTCCTCAGTGCATTGGGTTATCTGCAGAGTCTGTGAAGAAAAAGACTGAGTTTTTGGTGAAGGAGATGAACTGGTCACTCAAGGCTGTTGTTTCGAACCCTGCAGTATTTGGATACAACTTGGAGAAGAGGACTGTCCGAAGGTGTTATGTGATTAAAGCTCTCATGGCTAAAGGACTGCTTGGAACTGAACTCCCTCCGTTGTCGCCTGTGTTGGCGGTTACTGGTGAAGCTTTCTTAAACAAGTATGTGATGAAGCATGATGATGACAAGGAGCTTGTGGCTGAGTTGATGGCTATCTTCACCGGAGATCGTGCCTCTTAG